From a single Oceanobacillus kimchii X50 genomic region:
- a CDS encoding SRPBCC family protein: MVEFQNSLRINTDVSAVYEYLSKVENFSKWNYAVSEVKKLKKKNGAGKELYGIYRKSSGPKYEEGYLESSIPNQKLVMVIKGDWFPYEMEYTLSVDGSQTLLNNKARLSPSKISYFPLQLAKNNLQKAVYQNLLVLKSKLENY, translated from the coding sequence ATGGTGGAGTTTCAAAATAGTCTCAGAATCAATACAGATGTTTCTGCGGTATATGAATATTTAAGCAAAGTCGAAAACTTCTCTAAATGGAATTATGCAGTTTCAGAAGTGAAAAAGTTGAAAAAGAAAAACGGAGCAGGTAAAGAGCTATACGGCATATACAGGAAATCTAGCGGCCCCAAATACGAAGAAGGTTATCTGGAAAGTTCTATACCCAACCAAAAACTGGTAATGGTAATTAAAGGCGACTGGTTTCCCTACGAGATGGAGTATACGCTGAGTGTCGATGGAAGCCAAACTTTATTAAACAACAAAGCACGATTATCCCCTTCAAAGATTAGCTATTTCCCATTGCAATTAGCCAAAAATAATTTACAAAAAGCTGTTTATCAAAATTTGTTAGTCCTAAAGAGTAAATTGGAAAATTATTAG
- a CDS encoding TetR/AcrR family transcriptional regulator, with protein sequence MKNEKELRRQTIIEIAAREFAEKGYDNSNINEIATMSGIGKGTIYLYFKTKKELYLATMQTVVDLFNESSKNVLNLEVTPLEKLKVCMELLFRLEEEGLPFLILWSRYQFQNNPDFQDEVHALFKDLEQPFCNIVKQGVKEGTFNTPYPEEAGYLILSMVTMLIPSLQAKPLLENVSKEEKVEFLVNLIQNGLSCKAIN encoded by the coding sequence ATGAAAAATGAAAAAGAATTGAGAAGGCAAACAATAATTGAAATTGCAGCGAGAGAATTTGCCGAGAAGGGGTATGATAACTCGAACATAAATGAAATAGCTACTATGTCAGGTATAGGAAAAGGTACGATATATCTGTATTTTAAAACGAAAAAAGAACTGTATTTAGCTACCATGCAAACAGTCGTTGATCTATTTAACGAATCATCCAAGAATGTGTTAAATCTTGAGGTTACGCCTTTAGAAAAATTGAAAGTTTGTATGGAATTGTTATTCAGGCTCGAAGAAGAGGGATTGCCATTCCTCATTTTGTGGTCGAGATACCAATTTCAAAATAATCCTGATTTCCAAGATGAAGTACATGCTTTATTTAAAGATTTAGAGCAGCCGTTTTGTAATATTGTTAAACAAGGGGTTAAAGAAGGCACATTCAACACACCTTACCCCGAAGAAGCGGGATATTTGATACTATCTATGGTAACTATGCTTATACCAAGTTTACAGGCAAAACCCTTGCTTGAAAATGTATCTAAAGAAGAGAAAGTGGAGTTTTTAGTAAACCTAATTCAAAATGGATTATCTTGCAAAGCTATTAATTAA
- the ribB gene encoding 3,4-dihydroxy-2-butanone-4-phosphate synthase, whose translation MEKFDSIENALDVLRKGGLVIVSDDEGRENEGDLVGVAELITPESVNFMITHGKGLVCMPISKDISRRLDLPLMVENNTEIYQTAFTVSIDAHEKHGVTTGISAWDRAKTIQLAVSEDSTPNDFVRPGHVFPLIAEDDGVFARSGHTEASTDLAKLVGCKRAAVIVEVILPDGSMARQSDLFSMRRLFNIPYITIEYLKEYREKYDVREKVMTNI comes from the coding sequence ATGGAAAAGTTTGATTCGATTGAAAACGCATTAGATGTTTTGCGAAAAGGGGGTCTTGTTATTGTATCTGACGATGAAGGTAGGGAAAACGAAGGGGATTTGGTTGGTGTAGCAGAACTAATCACTCCTGAATCCGTAAACTTTATGATTACACATGGAAAAGGTTTAGTGTGTATGCCAATATCAAAAGATATTTCTCGACGACTTGACCTTCCACTAATGGTAGAAAATAACACGGAGATTTATCAAACAGCATTTACTGTTTCAATTGATGCCCATGAAAAGCATGGGGTGACAACTGGTATATCGGCTTGGGATCGTGCTAAGACGATACAGTTGGCAGTTTCCGAAGATAGCACACCGAATGACTTTGTAAGACCTGGTCATGTGTTTCCTCTAATTGCAGAAGATGATGGGGTGTTTGCCAGAAGTGGTCACACTGAAGCATCGACCGATTTGGCAAAATTAGTTGGATGTAAAAGAGCGGCAGTTATTGTAGAGGTTATTTTACCAGATGGAAGTATGGCAAGACAATCAGATTTGTTTAGCATGAGGAGACTATTCAATATCCCTTATATCACCATTGAGTATTTGAAGGAGTATCGAGAAAAATACGATGTTCGTGAGAAAGTAATGACTAACATCTAA
- a CDS encoding 1-acyl-sn-glycerol-3-phosphate acyltransferase gives MIERLIKSLIVFISKNFFIKQVFGIENLPKKGPYIIVPNHSSYFDHFFIFTVVNYYMKQQVLFLTKKEAFDTYLSRKWHMSMGTIPLNRDATDITAFKAVVSKLKEGEIICIYPEGTRSPTGKIYQGKQGAIRMALAADVTIVPVGIEGAFDILPRKKLLPSLRKAKIQIGEPILLERNRDKNKLDIYMKRVMNSIKSLSNDEDRFIRDLPSEESLLVEEMLRVAYEWNERGIRAYPKDSLSPNLLHKRVIYICDQVLKVRPNHPIALFEKSRAIGRIGLNSKMAPKKIFLLMKGRKILERSIIENPTHASNYYALAVWYMEMPQFIGGSHEKALELYEKANELGKEVYIMMGYAKALLNNGRPEQAKIALLELVSELPTKTLVDARRKVEAIAMVMRIDPEFQIEEKVINKCFLNYQNG, from the coding sequence ATGATTGAACGTCTTATTAAGTCACTCATAGTGTTTATCAGTAAGAATTTTTTCATAAAGCAAGTCTTTGGGATTGAGAATTTACCTAAAAAAGGACCATATATTATTGTTCCAAATCATTCAAGTTACTTCGATCACTTTTTTATCTTTACTGTTGTGAATTATTACATGAAGCAACAAGTTTTATTTCTAACCAAAAAAGAAGCTTTTGATACTTATCTTTCTCGGAAATGGCATATGTCTATGGGAACTATTCCATTAAATCGAGATGCAACTGATATCACGGCTTTTAAGGCGGTAGTAAGCAAACTAAAAGAAGGGGAAATAATTTGTATTTATCCGGAAGGAACAAGAAGTCCGACAGGTAAAATATATCAGGGAAAACAAGGAGCAATACGAATGGCTTTAGCTGCAGATGTAACAATTGTACCTGTAGGTATAGAGGGAGCTTTTGATATTTTACCGAGAAAGAAACTACTACCAAGCCTCAGAAAAGCAAAAATACAAATAGGAGAGCCAATCCTGTTAGAGAGAAATAGGGACAAAAACAAACTGGATATCTACATGAAACGAGTAATGAATTCCATAAAATCTTTATCAAACGATGAAGATCGCTTCATCCGAGATTTACCAAGTGAAGAATCCTTATTGGTGGAGGAAATGTTAAGGGTAGCTTATGAATGGAACGAAAGAGGAATAAGAGCGTATCCAAAAGATTCACTCTCCCCTAATTTATTACACAAACGAGTAATTTACATTTGTGATCAAGTATTAAAGGTGCGACCAAACCATCCAATAGCACTTTTTGAAAAATCCAGGGCAATTGGAAGGATCGGCTTAAACAGCAAGATGGCACCGAAGAAAATTTTTCTGTTAATGAAAGGTAGAAAGATATTGGAAAGGTCCATCATAGAGAACCCAACTCACGCATCTAACTATTATGCGTTGGCGGTATGGTATATGGAAATGCCTCAATTTATTGGCGGAAGCCATGAGAAGGCACTTGAATTATATGAGAAGGCTAACGAGTTAGGTAAAGAAGTGTATATAATGATGGGTTATGCCAAAGCATTACTAAATAATGGCAGGCCAGAACAAGCCAAGATAGCCTTATTGGAGCTAGTCTCGGAATTGCCGACTAAAACGCTTGTTGATGCTCGAAGAAAAGTAGAGGCCATTGCGATGGTTATGAGGATTGATCCAGAATTTCAAATCGAAGAAAAGGTGATAAATAAATGTTTTCTAAACTATCAAAATGGGTGA
- a CDS encoding MMPL family transporter, whose translation MFSKLSKWVTAHPKKIITAWIILLLSGAYFALQFPGILSAGGFNDPESDSMIGKELVSEEFSNRYAQNAIVVVNNNELTIENDSYREHIEEIAGEISDVQHVEEITTYYDDESEQFISKDKNTTYLLIGLSGTEDEATNTAPVLQEKLEPLNKGGFYTELTGSPALTYGLNDVTKKEVVKAEMIAIPIMVVILLLVFRTVASAAVPLIVAAFALVNTMAVCYFIGQQYTLNILTFNIISMIGLGVVVDYALFIVSRFKNELKSHSVSDAVKISVETSGRAVFYSGITVAISLAALFIPNMMIFNSIALGGVIVVIFAILTSLTLLPSILMLMGEKINWGKLSKGKKTENGDKWDSFIAKVIKKPVVFSLPAIVVLLIMVWPALQVNMQVPVASATSIPESEPSREGFEVLTASFEQGDIFPIEVIVHSDESVLDPKNIESIDELTSNIESLDGVEEVTSITNWEEDWAVSDYKSFFENIEELPNEVTKPMENLVNIDNGESTSIILVSPIEAADTKQTHDLVRDIRSEVDAVQTDGLSVLVGGETAVGVDFDDKVIENIPYIILAIFGVSFIILIATFRSILIPIKAIVLNAIVTLASVGLLVFVFQNGFSFTADVDQTINSVTPVVLFAVLFGLSMDYEVIIISRMKELHDSGVSHNESIIKGISETAKIVNGAALIMIVVFGAFAIVEVRTVAEIGLGLAFAIFVDAALVRTILVPTLMKLMGRANWWLPFKKKTYTDYGDRQVLKREAE comes from the coding sequence ATGTTTTCTAAACTATCAAAATGGGTGACTGCCCACCCAAAGAAGATTATTACAGCATGGATAATCCTTTTGCTTTCTGGTGCATACTTTGCTTTGCAATTCCCAGGTATATTATCGGCTGGAGGATTTAATGATCCAGAAAGTGATTCAATGATAGGGAAGGAATTAGTATCTGAGGAGTTTTCAAATAGGTATGCTCAAAATGCGATTGTAGTAGTAAATAATAATGAGTTGACCATCGAAAATGACAGCTATCGAGAGCATATAGAAGAAATCGCAGGAGAAATTAGCGATGTCCAACATGTAGAAGAAATTACAACTTATTACGACGATGAAAGTGAACAATTTATTTCGAAGGATAAAAATACAACATACCTATTAATAGGGTTGTCGGGTACAGAAGACGAGGCAACCAACACAGCTCCTGTATTACAAGAAAAATTAGAACCTCTAAATAAAGGCGGGTTCTATACGGAGTTAACCGGTAGTCCAGCTCTAACCTATGGACTGAATGATGTAACGAAGAAAGAAGTAGTTAAAGCAGAGATGATCGCAATACCAATCATGGTTGTCATTTTACTTTTAGTGTTTAGGACAGTAGCTTCTGCAGCAGTTCCACTCATCGTTGCAGCTTTTGCTCTAGTTAACACAATGGCTGTATGTTACTTTATCGGGCAGCAGTACACATTGAATATCCTAACTTTCAATATTATAAGTATGATTGGTTTGGGAGTTGTAGTTGATTATGCACTGTTTATTGTCAGTCGCTTTAAAAATGAATTAAAGTCTCATTCGGTATCCGATGCAGTTAAAATTTCGGTAGAGACTTCAGGTAGAGCGGTATTCTACTCTGGTATTACCGTAGCCATCAGTTTAGCAGCTCTATTTATTCCGAATATGATGATATTCAATTCAATTGCTTTGGGTGGCGTGATTGTAGTTATATTCGCTATCCTGACTTCTTTGACATTGCTACCTTCAATACTGATGTTAATGGGAGAAAAAATCAATTGGGGTAAGTTATCAAAAGGCAAAAAGACAGAAAATGGGGATAAATGGGACTCGTTTATTGCGAAGGTAATTAAAAAACCTGTTGTATTCTCGTTACCAGCTATCGTAGTTCTACTCATCATGGTATGGCCTGCCTTACAAGTTAATATGCAGGTGCCGGTGGCAAGTGCAACAAGCATACCTGAATCAGAACCATCAAGAGAAGGATTCGAAGTTTTAACTGCTAGTTTTGAACAAGGGGATATTTTTCCGATAGAAGTTATTGTGCATTCAGATGAATCGGTACTAGACCCTAAAAACATAGAAAGTATAGATGAATTAACTTCTAATATTGAAAGCCTGGACGGTGTTGAAGAAGTAACCAGTATTACGAATTGGGAAGAAGATTGGGCAGTAAGTGACTATAAGTCCTTCTTTGAGAATATAGAGGAATTGCCAAATGAAGTAACGAAGCCTATGGAAAATCTCGTGAATATAGATAATGGTGAATCGACTTCTATTATACTGGTGTCACCAATCGAAGCTGCAGATACCAAACAAACACATGACCTGGTAAGAGATATTCGTTCGGAAGTAGATGCGGTTCAAACAGATGGATTGTCCGTATTGGTGGGTGGAGAAACGGCCGTTGGAGTAGATTTTGATGATAAAGTCATCGAGAATATTCCTTATATAATTCTGGCGATATTTGGTGTGAGTTTCATTATTCTCATAGCTACTTTCAGATCTATCTTGATACCAATTAAAGCAATTGTGCTGAATGCAATTGTTACCTTAGCAAGTGTCGGTTTGTTAGTATTCGTATTCCAAAATGGTTTCTCGTTTACAGCAGATGTCGATCAAACAATAAATTCTGTCACACCTGTCGTGCTATTTGCGGTCTTGTTTGGTCTGAGCATGGATTATGAAGTTATCATTATTAGCCGTATGAAGGAATTGCATGACTCTGGAGTGAGTCACAATGAAAGTATTATAAAAGGAATCTCTGAGACAGCGAAAATAGTTAATGGTGCAGCACTAATTATGATTGTAGTATTTGGTGCGTTTGCCATAGTCGAAGTCAGAACCGTTGCGGAAATTGGCTTAGGTCTTGCATTTGCCATCTTTGTAGATGCAGCACTGGTAAGAACAATATTAGTACCTACATTGATGAAGTTAATGGGTAGAGCTAACTGGTGGCTCCCATTTAAAAAGAAAACATATACGGATTATGGAGATCGTCAGGTCTTAAAAAGGGAGGCAGAGTAG
- a CDS encoding 3-oxoacyl-ACP reductase family protein, whose translation MLLQDKVAIITGASRGIGRDIALLFAKEGAKVVLNYVHNDTEATSIYEEIISMDGTASIFRGDVSKEEVVKELIDFTVNQYKRIDILVNNAGITRDKFLINMKLEEWHQVIETNLTAPFLTSKYALRKMIKQRYGKIINLSSLSGLAGNKGQANYAASKAGIIGLTRAIAQEYSGKGIWSNAIAPGVVVTDMSKQIPVSERDYKLNAILLEKPGEPAEIARVALFLASDLSDFVNGEVIRADGGIRF comes from the coding sequence ATGTTACTACAAGATAAAGTGGCTATCATAACAGGAGCCTCCAGAGGAATAGGGCGAGACATCGCTTTGCTTTTTGCTAAAGAGGGAGCAAAAGTTGTACTGAACTATGTTCATAACGATACAGAGGCTACAAGTATATATGAAGAAATCATATCTATGGATGGAACCGCTTCTATATTTAGAGGAGATGTCAGCAAGGAAGAGGTTGTTAAAGAATTAATTGATTTCACTGTTAATCAATATAAACGAATAGATATCCTGGTAAACAATGCCGGCATAACAAGGGATAAGTTCCTAATAAATATGAAGTTAGAGGAATGGCATCAAGTTATAGAGACGAATTTGACGGCCCCATTTTTGACTTCTAAGTACGCTTTAAGAAAGATGATAAAACAACGATACGGAAAAATTATCAATCTGTCTTCATTATCGGGTCTGGCCGGCAACAAAGGTCAAGCTAATTATGCTGCTTCCAAAGCAGGGATAATTGGATTAACGAGAGCGATTGCTCAAGAATATAGTGGAAAAGGTATTTGGTCGAATGCTATCGCTCCCGGTGTTGTCGTAACCGATATGTCGAAACAGATACCTGTGTCAGAACGAGACTATAAATTAAACGCAATACTGCTGGAAAAACCCGGCGAGCCAGCAGAAATAGCTCGTGTAGCTCTTTTTCTTGCATCTGATTTAAGTGATTTTGTAAATGGTGAAGTCATTCGGGCTGATGGAGGAATTCGTTTTTAA
- a CDS encoding ABC transporter ATP-binding protein, with protein MISVKNLVYRYPSKKEDSIKSISFTVNKGEIFGFLGPSGAGKSTTQKILIGILKGYKGSVMIDGCELKTLNSSYYERIGVGFEFPNFYQKFSGLENLKFFSRLYKNNTQDPMELLKSVGLKEAADVKFGNYSKGMKMRLNFCRVLLNNPDIMFLDEPTSGLDPVNAKKLRELIQAEKYKGKTIIITTHNMLTAEVLCDRVAFIVDGNISLIDSPKQLKIVNGEKELNVEYRDRESVKNEGFSLHRLGENARFQEILKGYEIITMHTKEATLEDIFIQTTGRKLI; from the coding sequence ATGATCAGTGTGAAAAACCTCGTTTACCGATATCCAAGTAAAAAGGAAGATAGTATTAAAAGTATATCGTTTACTGTGAACAAAGGAGAAATTTTTGGTTTCCTTGGTCCTTCTGGTGCAGGAAAAAGTACGACTCAGAAAATCCTTATCGGTATCTTAAAAGGGTACAAGGGAAGTGTAATGATAGATGGATGTGAATTAAAGACACTTAATTCTTCCTATTATGAACGAATTGGTGTTGGGTTTGAATTTCCAAATTTTTATCAGAAGTTTTCTGGGCTGGAGAACTTAAAATTTTTTAGTCGGCTATACAAGAATAATACCCAGGATCCGATGGAGTTGTTAAAAAGTGTTGGTTTGAAGGAAGCTGCTGATGTAAAGTTTGGCAATTATTCAAAAGGGATGAAAATGCGCTTGAATTTTTGTCGTGTCTTACTAAATAACCCAGACATTATGTTTCTCGACGAGCCAACGTCAGGTTTAGATCCAGTGAATGCAAAGAAGCTAAGGGAACTCATTCAAGCAGAGAAATACAAGGGGAAGACGATTATTATCACCACTCACAATATGCTGACCGCGGAGGTACTATGTGACCGTGTTGCCTTTATCGTAGATGGAAACATTTCATTAATTGATTCTCCTAAACAATTAAAAATTGTGAACGGAGAAAAAGAGTTAAACGTCGAGTACCGTGATAGAGAATCCGTTAAGAATGAGGGATTCTCGCTGCACCGGTTAGGTGAGAATGCTAGATTCCAAGAGATTCTAAAAGGTTATGAGATTATCACGATGCATACCAAGGAAGCAACCTTAGAGGATATTTTTATACAAACGACAGGTAGAAAGCTTATATGA
- a CDS encoding TetR/AcrR family transcriptional regulator, whose translation MVKGFSKQEKQIIYSKLILEGKKLFSVFGLKKTSISQLTKAVGIAQGTFYQFFTSKEELFFDILEEEEKEIKQKLLDKIGEEPMTRKAFKDMLLFAYSMIDQHPIIKSLFQEESMEHLVRKLPPERFQQHFEEDEFVLTPLLEKWQRSNVLIDKDPAIITGAIRGFFMMLLHKQEIGEEVYPEVVDLLAECLSAGFVREGNDR comes from the coding sequence ATGGTTAAAGGTTTTAGTAAACAAGAGAAACAAATAATCTATAGCAAATTAATTTTAGAAGGAAAAAAATTGTTTAGTGTTTTTGGACTCAAGAAAACTAGCATTTCTCAGCTTACGAAAGCAGTTGGGATTGCGCAAGGGACGTTTTATCAGTTTTTCACATCAAAGGAAGAGTTGTTTTTTGACATTTTAGAGGAAGAGGAAAAGGAAATAAAACAGAAATTGCTGGACAAAATTGGTGAAGAGCCTATGACACGGAAGGCTTTTAAGGACATGCTTTTATTCGCGTACTCAATGATCGATCAACATCCAATTATTAAAAGCCTTTTTCAAGAAGAGAGTATGGAACATCTTGTAAGAAAGTTACCTCCAGAAAGATTCCAGCAGCATTTTGAAGAGGATGAATTTGTACTGACCCCATTGTTAGAAAAATGGCAAAGGAGTAATGTGTTAATTGACAAGGATCCAGCTATCATCACAGGTGCGATTCGAGGCTTTTTCATGATGTTACTTCACAAACAGGAAATTGGTGAGGAAGTTTATCCAGAAGTTGTTGATTTACTTGCCGAGTGTTTATCGGCGGGGTTTGTTAGAGAGGGGAACGACAGATGA
- the speD gene encoding adenosylmethionine decarboxylase: MDVLGRHIIAELWECNLDKLNNIDFIRDTFIKAAVIAGAEIREVVFHPFAPYGISGVVIISESHLTIHSFPEHGYASIDVYTCGDKVDPNIAVKYIADALESSLGEFREIPRGMGPVKPKPVQKIK, encoded by the coding sequence ATGGATGTACTGGGAAGACATATTATTGCTGAATTGTGGGAGTGCAATTTAGATAAATTAAACAATATCGATTTTATTCGAGATACATTTATAAAGGCAGCAGTCATAGCCGGTGCAGAAATACGTGAAGTTGTATTTCATCCATTCGCACCATATGGGATAAGCGGTGTTGTTATTATCTCTGAATCCCATTTAACCATCCATAGTTTCCCAGAACATGGTTATGCAAGTATTGATGTCTATACATGCGGAGATAAAGTAGATCCGAATATTGCAGTAAAATATATTGCAGATGCTCTTGAATCGAGTTTAGGGGAATTTAGAGAAATTCCACGAGGGATGGGACCAGTGAAGCCGAAACCAGTACAAAAAATAAAGTGA
- a CDS encoding DUF4178 domain-containing protein, whose amino-acid sequence MGIFSRIFSKNKKNEPAPKERDVLTIKVGDIVTYDLVDYEVVGKITYRSGNYEWYSYQLLEGKNTIWLAAEMDDELELGIYKKVTLPVSKPFPKELSHDGNKYYFDESGTARIIGEGRSANLQGSEVEYAEYTDADEENFISLEVWGSEVEVSVGYPIESYEIKIMAGSL is encoded by the coding sequence GTGGGGATATTCTCGAGGATTTTTTCTAAAAACAAGAAAAATGAACCTGCACCAAAAGAAAGAGATGTATTGACGATAAAAGTTGGAGACATTGTAACTTATGATTTAGTCGATTATGAAGTTGTTGGGAAAATAACATATCGATCTGGAAATTATGAATGGTATAGTTATCAACTACTAGAAGGAAAGAATACAATTTGGTTAGCAGCAGAAATGGATGATGAATTGGAATTAGGAATTTATAAAAAAGTTACGTTGCCTGTTTCTAAGCCATTTCCAAAAGAGCTTAGCCATGATGGGAATAAATACTATTTTGATGAATCTGGTACTGCTAGAATAATCGGTGAAGGAAGAAGTGCTAATTTACAAGGATCTGAAGTAGAATATGCAGAGTATACAGATGCAGATGAAGAAAATTTTATCAGTTTAGAAGTATGGGGATCTGAAGTAGAAGTAAGCGTAGGCTATCCAATCGAATCCTATGAAATTAAAATTATGGCTGGTTCATTGTAA
- a CDS encoding PspA/IM30 family protein, producing MFKFFNRVKTVVSSELNSALDKAEDPVKMLDQYMRDMAEDIREVETAVAKQISNEKMLKRKADDAKSMMEKRQKQAEQAIEAGNDDLARRALQDKKEHEATATSLNESWTTAKNDSEVLKSKLDEMKKEYQEMQLKKDSLKARAESAKTRTKINRTMSSIGSDSSKQGFERMEEKVMRYEAEAETSDAMSYQSRSLDDEFEELNKQNGVDDELAALKAKMNKE from the coding sequence ATGTTTAAGTTTTTTAATCGAGTAAAGACAGTGGTAAGTTCAGAGTTAAATTCTGCTCTTGATAAAGCAGAAGACCCGGTGAAAATGTTGGATCAATACATGCGTGATATGGCAGAGGATATACGTGAAGTAGAAACTGCTGTTGCAAAACAAATATCCAATGAAAAAATGTTGAAGCGCAAAGCTGATGATGCGAAGTCTATGATGGAAAAACGTCAGAAACAAGCTGAGCAAGCAATTGAAGCGGGAAATGATGATTTAGCTCGACGTGCGCTTCAAGATAAGAAAGAGCATGAAGCAACTGCAACTAGCTTGAATGAGTCTTGGACAACAGCGAAAAATGATTCTGAAGTTCTTAAATCCAAGTTAGATGAAATGAAAAAGGAATACCAAGAAATGCAATTGAAAAAGGATTCTTTAAAAGCGCGTGCAGAATCAGCTAAAACTAGAACAAAAATTAATCGTACAATGTCTTCTATTGGTAGTGATAGTTCTAAACAAGGATTTGAACGAATGGAAGAGAAAGTTATGCGTTATGAGGCTGAAGCGGAGACAAGTGATGCAATGTCTTACCAAAGCCGATCCTTGGATGATGAGTTTGAGGAATTAAATAAACAGAATGGTGTTGACGATGAGTTAGCAGCATTAAAAGCCAAAATGAATAAAGAGTAA
- a CDS encoding DUF4247 domain-containing protein, with protein sequence MCKRWVLCIGILLLILLAACSSEDETIMAADIPEEPQKQEIKQIIENAANENVEIDDVIEDAFPLMTTIEGDSSNSEVYATTRFTLSELSLLLSNEFQTEEISEVKDDQQIIIFNDFFVTLRKNEADQEVLLIEVAGEEFVRRNYSPSFLGTYFSIRLLDSMFGNNWNRSSNGDYSGMGSYGGSGGIGRGNTTFRGGGPGTGK encoded by the coding sequence TTGTGTAAAAGATGGGTGTTATGTATAGGGATATTATTGTTAATCCTGTTAGCAGCGTGTTCTTCAGAGGATGAGACAATCATGGCAGCGGATATCCCAGAAGAACCACAGAAACAAGAGATCAAGCAAATAATTGAAAATGCTGCTAACGAAAATGTTGAAATTGACGATGTTATTGAAGACGCATTTCCGCTGATGACAACTATAGAAGGTGACTCGAGTAATTCTGAAGTTTATGCAACAACCAGGTTTACTTTGTCAGAGCTAAGTCTTCTACTTTCTAATGAGTTCCAAACGGAAGAGATTAGTGAAGTGAAGGATGATCAGCAGATCATTATTTTTAATGATTTCTTTGTGACCTTACGTAAAAACGAAGCGGACCAAGAAGTATTGTTAATTGAAGTCGCTGGTGAGGAATTTGTAAGGAGAAATTATTCTCCAAGCTTTTTAGGTACATATTTTTCCATCCGCTTGTTAGATAGTATGTTCGGAAACAATTGGAATCGTAGTTCGAATGGGGACTATTCTGGTATGGGAAGCTATGGAGGTTCTGGAGGCATTGGCCGTGGAAATACGACATTTAGAGGTGGCGGACCAGGAACAGGTAAATAA
- a CDS encoding DUF350 domain-containing protein: protein MELFISTLVYFVIAIIIVLAGLFIFENMTRKYKDMEEVKNGNIAVALSVIGKIVGICIILSFAIYNSGRFTDTIIWGIVGVVLQMIAYWLFDLFTRNFSVEEELKKNNIAVGVMSVGVSIGLAFVIGASIT from the coding sequence ATGGAATTGTTCATATCTACATTAGTTTATTTTGTTATCGCAATAATTATTGTTTTAGCTGGTTTATTTATATTTGAGAATATGACCCGTAAATATAAGGACATGGAAGAAGTAAAAAATGGAAATATAGCAGTTGCGTTATCTGTTATTGGAAAGATTGTAGGAATCTGTATTATTCTATCATTTGCAATCTATAATAGTGGTAGATTTACCGATACGATCATTTGGGGTATTGTTGGTGTGGTACTACAAATGATAGCATATTGGCTATTCGATCTATTCACAAGAAATTTCTCAGTAGAAGAAGAGCTAAAGAAGAACAATATTGCCGTTGGAGTTATGTCAGTAGGAGTATCTATTGGCTTAGCGTTTGTAATCGGGGCATCGATTACATAA